A single Curtobacterium sp. MCSS17_015 DNA region contains:
- a CDS encoding extracellular solute-binding protein, whose product MPNRPVPPPRGSTFTRRSLLAAGAAAATVLPLASCASPLAAGIAGAPLNPETLVFWNLFGGGDGVRMKTMEDGYAKQHGGSSALQATTFAWGNPYYSKVTLATVGNKPPDVAIAHLTRAKPLWDGDLLDPITADDLASVGLKASDFNQKAWTAQKTDGNNIAIPLDTHPFVLFYNVEVCRKAGLLDSDDQLTDLNGMENFERALAAVSKVTGGNALNVANVVPETATPWRFFWTMYNQIEGATPFISDGGAKLTVNEDAYNEVTSRTQKWVKEGWMNKALDYATAQSLMFDGKAGFFMQGEWEISTAQSIKGLEFGMAPIPQLYDKPATQADAHTFILPKKDRTPEQRKQHLLFIKQMLEQSLTWAEGGHVPAYMPTFDSSAYKELKPQSNYAAAAETAVFDDAAWYGGSGSTFEGTVGAQLALVQQGSSSPAQALSAIKSQLATYLNTPSPL is encoded by the coding sequence ATGCCGAACCGTCCAGTCCCGCCACCCCGCGGGTCCACGTTCACCCGCAGGAGCCTGCTCGCCGCCGGGGCAGCGGCGGCCACGGTCCTGCCGCTCGCCTCGTGCGCGAGCCCCCTCGCAGCCGGGATCGCCGGCGCCCCTCTGAACCCCGAGACGCTCGTCTTCTGGAACCTGTTCGGTGGTGGCGACGGCGTCCGCATGAAGACCATGGAGGACGGGTACGCGAAGCAGCACGGCGGCTCCTCCGCCCTGCAGGCCACCACGTTCGCGTGGGGGAACCCGTACTACTCGAAGGTCACACTGGCGACCGTCGGGAACAAGCCGCCGGACGTCGCGATCGCGCACCTGACCCGCGCGAAGCCACTCTGGGACGGCGACCTGCTCGACCCGATCACGGCGGACGACCTGGCGAGCGTGGGCCTCAAGGCGAGCGACTTCAACCAGAAGGCGTGGACCGCGCAGAAGACCGACGGCAACAACATCGCGATCCCGCTCGACACGCACCCGTTCGTGCTGTTCTACAACGTCGAGGTCTGCCGCAAGGCCGGACTGCTCGACAGCGACGACCAGCTCACGGACCTGAACGGGATGGAGAACTTCGAGCGTGCCCTCGCCGCCGTGTCGAAGGTCACCGGCGGCAACGCGCTCAACGTCGCGAACGTCGTGCCCGAGACCGCGACACCGTGGCGGTTCTTCTGGACGATGTACAACCAGATCGAGGGTGCCACCCCGTTCATCAGTGACGGCGGCGCGAAGCTCACCGTCAACGAGGACGCCTACAACGAGGTCACCAGCCGCACCCAGAAGTGGGTGAAGGAGGGCTGGATGAACAAGGCCCTGGACTACGCCACCGCGCAGTCGCTCATGTTCGACGGCAAGGCCGGCTTCTTCATGCAGGGCGAGTGGGAGATCAGCACCGCCCAGTCGATCAAGGGGCTCGAGTTCGGCATGGCGCCGATCCCGCAGCTCTACGACAAGCCCGCCACGCAGGCCGACGCGCACACCTTCATCCTGCCGAAGAAGGACCGGACGCCCGAGCAGCGCAAGCAGCACTTGCTCTTCATCAAGCAGATGCTCGAGCAGAGCCTGACCTGGGCGGAGGGCGGGCACGTCCCGGCCTACATGCCCACCTTCGACAGCAGCGCGTACAAGGAGCTCAAGCCGCAGTCGAACTACGCCGCCGCCGCCGAGACCGCGGTCTTCGACGACGCCGCCTGGTACGGCGGGTCCGGTTCGACCTTCGAGGGCACCGTGGGCGCCCAGCTCGCCCTCGTGCAGCAGGGCAGCTCGTCCCCCGCGCAGGCGCTCAGCGCGATCAAGAGCCAGCTGGCGACCTACCTCAACACCCCGAGCCCCCTGTGA
- a CDS encoding iron ABC transporter permease: MPPPPLTVPTAPTAPPGAVIGAAGVHRRTARRRIGVLLGLAAVVLGAAVASMLLGSNHIGAERVVAGLTRSGSGTDEAIVWGSRVPRTLIGAAVGAALGMAGLLMQGHTRNPLADPGLFGVSAGAGLAVVLGVFVFGVTNTGASVWFALVGAVVASVVVFSVTVAGSGTASPVPLALAGAAVSALLGALTSFIVLTDQASLDAYRLWVVGSLSGRQLDVLQAAWPFMAVGLVLAIWNTRALDALGLGPELAKGLGEDLLTARLVGLGGITLLAAGATAAAGPVAFVGLTVPHVARAVVGTGHRWTLPATALLGAALVLLADVVGRLIGGFAEVEVGIVLAVIGGPVFVAVARRRSLVSL; encoded by the coding sequence GTGCCACCCCCTCCCCTCACCGTCCCCACTGCGCCCACCGCCCCTCCCGGAGCGGTGATCGGCGCCGCCGGGGTGCACCGCCGGACGGCCCGTCGGCGGATCGGGGTCCTGCTCGGGCTCGCGGCGGTCGTGCTCGGCGCAGCGGTGGCGAGCATGCTCCTCGGCAGCAACCACATCGGTGCCGAGCGGGTGGTCGCCGGCCTGACCCGCAGCGGCTCGGGCACGGACGAGGCGATCGTCTGGGGTTCACGCGTCCCCCGCACGCTCATCGGGGCGGCCGTCGGCGCCGCACTCGGCATGGCCGGGCTGCTCATGCAGGGTCACACCCGGAATCCGCTCGCCGACCCCGGCCTGTTCGGGGTCTCGGCCGGCGCCGGGCTGGCCGTCGTGCTCGGCGTCTTCGTCTTCGGCGTCACGAACACCGGTGCGTCCGTCTGGTTCGCCCTCGTCGGCGCCGTCGTCGCGAGCGTCGTCGTCTTCTCGGTCACGGTCGCTGGCAGCGGGACCGCGAGCCCGGTGCCCCTCGCCCTGGCGGGGGCGGCGGTGTCGGCGCTGCTCGGTGCCCTGACGTCGTTCATCGTGCTGACCGACCAGGCGTCGCTCGACGCGTACCGGCTGTGGGTCGTCGGGTCGCTGTCGGGTCGACAGCTCGACGTGCTGCAGGCCGCGTGGCCGTTCATGGCGGTCGGCCTCGTCCTCGCGATCTGGAACACCAGGGCCCTCGACGCGCTCGGCCTCGGCCCGGAGCTCGCGAAGGGGCTCGGCGAGGACCTGCTCACCGCCCGCCTGGTCGGACTCGGCGGGATCACGCTCCTCGCCGCCGGCGCGACGGCAGCGGCCGGTCCGGTCGCCTTCGTCGGGCTGACCGTCCCGCACGTCGCACGGGCGGTCGTCGGCACCGGACACCGCTGGACCCTGCCCGCCACGGCACTGCTCGGTGCCGCCCTCGTCCTGCTCGCCGACGTGGTCGGGCGGCTCATCGGCGGGTTCGCCGAGGTCGAGGTCGGGATCGTGCTGGCCGTGATCGGCGGCCCGGTGTTCGTCGCCGTGGCCCGTCGTCGATCGCTGGTGTCGCTGTGA
- a CDS encoding ABC transporter ATP-binding protein, producing the protein MTTTTPPATAAASAPDRLHAGPVLEARGLSVGYDRSPVLRDLDLSIGRGTVTTFLGANGCGKSTLLKALGRVLKPQAGEVLLDGTPIRKEANRSVARKLAILPQSPLAPAGTSVLDLVMRGRNPHQSWARPWTAEDAAVAEDAIAATGLTEVAHRDVASLSGGQRQRAWIALVLAQRADTLLLDEPTTYLDLAHQLDVLRLVRRINREQGATVVMVLHDLTLAARYSDRLVVLHDGGVVADGAPVDVLTPAVLERAFGLHARVVPDPVTGAPMVVPEADGHTA; encoded by the coding sequence ATGACCACCACGACCCCGCCGGCGACCGCCGCCGCGTCCGCGCCGGACCGCCTGCACGCCGGCCCCGTCCTGGAGGCCCGTGGCCTGTCCGTGGGGTACGACAGGTCCCCGGTGCTCCGCGACCTCGACCTGTCGATCGGGCGCGGCACGGTGACGACGTTCCTCGGCGCGAACGGCTGCGGCAAGTCGACGCTGCTCAAGGCGCTCGGTCGGGTGCTCAAGCCGCAGGCCGGCGAGGTGCTGCTCGACGGCACCCCGATCCGGAAGGAGGCGAACCGGTCGGTCGCGCGGAAGCTCGCGATCCTCCCGCAGTCGCCGTTGGCCCCGGCCGGCACGAGCGTGCTCGACCTGGTGATGCGCGGCCGGAACCCGCACCAGTCGTGGGCCCGGCCGTGGACCGCCGAGGACGCCGCGGTGGCCGAGGACGCCATCGCCGCCACCGGTCTCACCGAGGTCGCCCACCGTGACGTCGCCAGCTTGTCCGGCGGGCAGCGCCAGCGCGCCTGGATCGCGCTCGTCCTGGCGCAGCGGGCGGACACGCTCCTGCTCGACGAGCCGACGACCTACCTCGACCTCGCCCACCAGCTCGACGTGCTGCGCCTGGTCCGTCGGATCAACCGCGAGCAGGGCGCCACGGTCGTGATGGTGCTGCACGACCTCACCCTGGCCGCGCGGTACTCGGACCGGCTCGTGGTGCTCCACGACGGCGGCGTCGTCGCGGACGGCGCTCCCGTCGACGTCCTCACGCCGGCCGTGCTCGAGCGTGCGTTCGGGTTGCACGCCCGCGTCGTCCCGGACCCCGTGACGGGGGCGCCGATGGTCGTCCCGGAGGCCGACGGACACACTGCGTGA
- a CDS encoding carbohydrate ABC transporter permease produces MTATESITTGRAKLRTGVSSAAPTSAAKIGVSGRGFTIASAVVLTVFAIIWLIPSLFALKTSLSDNGVAALGAGAILSDWNPTLHSYSSLFQSGDIWNWYLASGITSVVTAVLTVMFASMAAFALSRLVFRGRNVAFLLIILGIMIPTQVLIIPIFQELNAVGLLNTYWSVIFPQVPAVIAVFIFKQFFDGIPKELEEAARIDGASIWKVYWSVILPLSRPVIAAVTILTFVGVWNNLLLPLFVLSNPDLMTIPVGLATVQGSFGQRYADIQAGALLAALPLIILYLVFQRQIVEGVTGSGLKG; encoded by the coding sequence ATGACCGCCACCGAGAGCATCACCACCGGTCGCGCCAAGCTCCGCACCGGCGTCTCCTCGGCCGCGCCCACGAGCGCCGCGAAGATCGGCGTCTCCGGCAGGGGGTTCACGATCGCGTCGGCCGTCGTCCTGACGGTCTTCGCGATCATCTGGCTCATCCCGAGCCTGTTCGCCCTGAAGACGTCGCTGTCCGACAACGGCGTCGCCGCGCTCGGTGCGGGCGCGATCCTGTCGGACTGGAACCCGACGCTCCACTCCTACTCGTCGCTGTTCCAGTCCGGCGACATCTGGAACTGGTACCTGGCCAGCGGCATCACGAGCGTCGTCACGGCGGTGCTCACGGTGATGTTCGCCTCGATGGCGGCCTTCGCGTTGTCCCGCCTGGTGTTCCGCGGCCGCAACGTCGCGTTCCTGCTCATCATCCTGGGCATCATGATCCCGACGCAGGTGCTGATCATTCCGATCTTCCAGGAGCTCAACGCGGTCGGCCTGCTCAACACCTACTGGTCGGTGATCTTCCCGCAGGTGCCCGCCGTGATCGCGGTGTTCATCTTCAAGCAGTTCTTCGACGGCATCCCGAAGGAGCTCGAGGAAGCCGCCCGCATCGACGGCGCGAGCATCTGGAAGGTCTACTGGTCGGTCATCCTGCCGCTGTCCCGCCCGGTCATCGCCGCGGTGACGATCCTGACCTTCGTCGGGGTGTGGAACAACCTGCTGTTGCCCCTGTTCGTGCTGTCGAACCCGGACCTCATGACGATCCCGGTGGGGCTCGCCACGGTCCAGGGCAGCTTCGGCCAGCGGTACGCGGACATCCAGGCGGGCGCGCTCCTCGCCGCGCTGCCGCTCATCATCCTGTACCTGGTCTTCCAGCGGCAGATCGTCGAGGGCGTCACGGGGTCCGGTCTGAAGGGCTGA
- a CDS encoding sugar ABC transporter permease has translation MTTAPVLDRPTDAATAPRRLRSYRTSVTRGQGRSGWLFLAPFGLFYVAFLLGPTIWMIVTSFFNTSTVRTGLGSFAGFANYAEMLGRSDFWSSLWHTLQFTLYTTPPLVILAFVFAVLTNRMNKGQWFFRLAFFLPFILPSATISLIWVFIFTPATGLWATLQTALGMTPGSGMLSSPNTAMIGVAIATIWWTLGFNFVLYLAGLQEIPRELYEAAAVDGASNWQQIKSITLPLLGRTTTLVILLQIIASLKIFDQVYLMTNGGPGISTQVSLQLITGVGFTDNRLGAASAASVLLFIVIVAIAVIRQLVERAAAKREIGA, from the coding sequence GTGACCACAGCACCAGTCCTCGACCGCCCCACGGATGCGGCCACTGCACCACGGCGGCTCCGCTCCTACCGGACCAGCGTCACCCGCGGCCAGGGTCGCAGCGGATGGCTGTTCCTCGCCCCGTTCGGCCTGTTCTACGTGGCCTTCCTGCTCGGCCCGACGATCTGGATGATCGTCACGAGCTTCTTCAACACCTCGACCGTGCGGACCGGGCTCGGCAGCTTCGCCGGGTTCGCGAACTACGCGGAGATGCTCGGACGCTCCGACTTCTGGTCGTCGCTGTGGCACACCCTGCAGTTCACGCTCTACACGACGCCGCCGCTGGTGATCCTGGCGTTCGTCTTCGCGGTGCTGACGAACCGGATGAACAAGGGCCAGTGGTTCTTCCGCCTGGCGTTCTTCCTGCCGTTCATCCTGCCGTCGGCGACGATCTCGCTCATCTGGGTGTTCATCTTCACCCCGGCGACCGGCCTCTGGGCGACCCTGCAGACCGCACTCGGCATGACCCCGGGCTCGGGCATGCTGTCGAGCCCGAACACCGCGATGATCGGTGTCGCCATCGCCACGATCTGGTGGACCCTCGGCTTCAACTTCGTGCTGTACCTGGCCGGCCTGCAGGAGATCCCGCGCGAGCTGTACGAGGCCGCCGCCGTCGACGGTGCGTCGAACTGGCAGCAGATCAAGTCGATCACCCTGCCGCTGCTCGGCCGCACCACGACGCTGGTCATCCTGCTGCAGATCATCGCGTCCCTGAAGATCTTCGACCAGGTGTACCTCATGACGAACGGCGGCCCGGGCATCTCGACCCAGGTCTCACTGCAGCTCATCACCGGCGTCGGCTTCACCGACAACCGGCTCGGCGCCGCCTCGGCAGCGTCCGTCCTCCTGTTCATCGTGATCGTCGCGATCGCGGTCATCCGGCAGCTCGTCGAGCGCGCTGCCGCCAAGCGAGAGATCGGGGCCTGA
- a CDS encoding iron ABC transporter permease yields the protein MSAATTPAPAVGAPKGDRKGIRIGPVGLAWRPHVLTATVVAVGVALLLVVLGVAVGSTFIAPGTVVRALIGLESGPESFIVTTLRLPRVLTGALVGVTLAVAGALTQTFTRNPLGTPDIIGVTSGASVGAVAAVVLGGGSYSVSALVLGGGMPVAATIGALVAATIVYGLGWRGGVQSHRLILVGIGVSATLDALTSYLLVRAKITQATAASQWLVGSLSSTSWTTVWPLLVIAAVGVPIALATSAALGIGQLGDEVATGVGLGVQRHRLLVIGLAVVLTAAAVAAAGPVGFVAFVVPQIALRLAGTNRPPLVLSAALGAVLVLGADLLARSAFPWQVPVGIVTTVIGAPYLIWLLIRHRKEMSR from the coding sequence GTGAGCGCCGCGACGACGCCCGCACCCGCCGTCGGCGCACCGAAGGGCGACCGGAAGGGCATCCGCATCGGACCGGTCGGGCTCGCCTGGCGCCCACACGTCCTCACCGCCACGGTCGTCGCGGTGGGCGTCGCCCTGCTGCTCGTCGTGCTCGGGGTCGCCGTCGGCTCGACGTTCATCGCCCCGGGCACCGTCGTCCGTGCGCTGATCGGGCTCGAGTCGGGACCGGAGTCGTTCATCGTGACGACGCTGCGCCTCCCCCGCGTCCTGACCGGGGCGCTCGTCGGGGTGACCCTGGCCGTTGCCGGTGCCCTGACCCAGACCTTCACGCGGAACCCGCTCGGGACACCGGACATCATCGGCGTGACCTCGGGTGCGAGCGTCGGTGCCGTGGCGGCCGTCGTCCTCGGCGGCGGCAGCTATTCGGTCAGCGCCCTCGTGCTCGGCGGCGGGATGCCCGTCGCGGCCACGATCGGAGCACTGGTCGCCGCCACGATCGTCTACGGCCTGGGCTGGCGGGGCGGCGTGCAGAGCCACCGGCTCATCCTGGTCGGCATCGGGGTGAGCGCCACGCTCGACGCCCTGACGAGCTACCTGCTCGTCCGCGCCAAGATCACGCAGGCCACGGCTGCTTCGCAGTGGCTCGTCGGCAGCCTGTCGAGCACCTCGTGGACGACGGTGTGGCCGCTCCTCGTCATCGCCGCGGTGGGCGTCCCGATCGCGCTCGCCACCTCGGCAGCGCTCGGCATCGGTCAGCTCGGTGACGAGGTCGCGACCGGCGTCGGGCTGGGTGTCCAGCGGCACCGGTTGCTCGTCATCGGCCTGGCGGTCGTCCTCACCGCGGCGGCGGTCGCGGCCGCGGGCCCGGTCGGGTTCGTCGCCTTCGTGGTGCCGCAGATCGCCCTGCGCCTGGCGGGGACGAACCGGCCACCGCTGGTGCTGTCGGCGGCCCTCGGCGCGGTGCTCGTGCTCGGTGCGGACCTGCTCGCCCGGTCGGCGTTCCCCTGGCAGGTGCCGGTCGGCATCGTCACCACCGTGATCGGCGCCCCGTACCTGATCTGGCTCCTCATCCGTCACCGCAAGGAGATGTCCCGATGA
- a CDS encoding siderophore-interacting protein, whose protein sequence is MAKIPRLMPENPRLFRARVVRTGRHTPSIHRVTIASDEIRDFPFLGFDHWFRLFLQRPEQDAFRMPEIDGAKWWPQYLRIPEESRPHCANYTVAGHRPELGEMDIDFVVHTNGDGELEGRAAVWACGARPGDELALLDQGCIFDCPDDTSEVVIAAEETGLPAVVGIARSLPRDTVGRIIQEVPTALDIRDLDAPVGVTVTWLVRGDAHAVPGRAALAELQRHVPRDDRGYAFVVGESRLATEGRRHLHRAGLPKSRITFSGFWKHDARMPVPA, encoded by the coding sequence ATGGCGAAGATCCCGAGGCTGATGCCCGAGAACCCGCGGCTGTTCCGGGCACGGGTCGTGCGCACCGGACGGCACACCCCGTCGATCCACCGCGTCACCATCGCGAGCGACGAGATCCGCGACTTCCCGTTCCTCGGCTTCGACCACTGGTTCCGCCTGTTCCTGCAGCGCCCTGAGCAGGACGCCTTCCGGATGCCCGAGATCGACGGCGCCAAGTGGTGGCCGCAGTACCTCCGCATCCCCGAGGAATCGCGACCGCACTGCGCCAACTACACGGTCGCCGGACACCGGCCGGAACTCGGCGAGATGGACATCGACTTCGTCGTGCACACGAACGGCGACGGTGAACTCGAGGGCCGCGCCGCCGTCTGGGCCTGCGGAGCCCGACCCGGGGACGAGCTCGCCCTGCTCGACCAGGGCTGCATCTTCGACTGCCCGGACGACACCAGCGAGGTCGTCATCGCCGCCGAGGAGACCGGCCTGCCCGCCGTCGTCGGCATCGCCCGGTCCCTGCCCCGTGACACCGTCGGCCGCATCATCCAGGAGGTCCCGACCGCGCTCGACATCCGCGACCTGGACGCTCCCGTCGGCGTCACCGTGACGTGGCTCGTCCGCGGTGACGCCCACGCGGTGCCCGGTCGGGCGGCGCTCGCGGAACTCCAGCGGCACGTGCCCCGTGACGACCGCGGGTACGCCTTCGTCGTCGGGGAGTCCCGGCTCGCCACCGAGGGTCGCCGCCACCTGCACCGCGCAGGGCTCCCGAAGTCGCGGATCACCTTCTCCGGGTTCTGGAAGCACGACGCCCGGATGCCCGTCCCGGCCTGA
- a CDS encoding VOC family protein → MSCRLSELVLNCDDPEALSRFWCAVLDYVELGREDDGIEIGPASGFGGAAPTIILARVAHAKSQPLRLHLDVNPVDRDQDAELERLLALGARPAEVGQTGDESWHVLQDPEGNEFCLLRSRLAPLASA, encoded by the coding sequence ATGAGCTGCCGCCTGAGCGAACTGGTCCTCAACTGCGACGACCCCGAGGCGCTGTCGCGCTTCTGGTGCGCCGTCCTCGACTACGTGGAACTCGGCCGGGAGGACGACGGCATCGAGATCGGCCCGGCCTCCGGTTTCGGCGGGGCGGCCCCGACGATCATCCTGGCGCGCGTCGCACACGCGAAGTCCCAGCCGCTGCGCCTGCACCTCGACGTCAACCCCGTCGACCGTGACCAGGACGCGGAACTCGAGCGGCTCCTCGCCCTCGGCGCGCGTCCGGCCGAGGTGGGGCAGACCGGTGACGAGTCGTGGCACGTGCTGCAGGACCCGGAGGGCAACGAGTTCTGCCTGCTGCGCTCGCGCCTCGCACCGCTCGCCTCCGCCTGA